The Longimicrobiaceae bacterium genome contains a region encoding:
- a CDS encoding DUF3823 domain-containing protein — protein MNRFASLALILAVPLAACEIDNYPAPNAEITGRVVYQGEPVNVRQNAIDLELWQDGFELRREIPVNLHQDGTFAARVFDGVYKLNLKEGVGPWRDNPDTVQITLNGSESVDVPVEPYFIIEGESFTLNGNTLTAAFDVRRVVEGSVFERVGLYVGRTQFVDSRYHLIRAEQEGELDGDTGHFTLTLDLADAFASHPQLFVRAAVKTAGVEEMLYTPVDTLERP, from the coding sequence ATGAACAGGTTCGCTTCACTTGCGCTGATCCTCGCCGTGCCGCTCGCGGCCTGCGAGATAGACAACTACCCGGCGCCCAATGCCGAGATCACCGGGCGGGTGGTTTATCAGGGCGAGCCGGTCAATGTGCGCCAGAACGCCATCGACCTCGAGCTGTGGCAGGACGGTTTCGAGCTACGGCGTGAAATCCCTGTGAACCTCCATCAGGACGGCACCTTCGCGGCGCGCGTCTTCGACGGGGTCTACAAGCTCAACCTGAAGGAAGGGGTCGGGCCCTGGCGCGACAATCCGGATACGGTTCAGATCACCCTGAACGGGTCCGAATCGGTGGACGTGCCGGTTGAGCCCTACTTCATCATCGAAGGCGAGTCGTTCACGCTGAACGGGAACACGCTCACCGCAGCCTTCGACGTGCGCCGCGTCGTCGAGGGTAGCGTCTTCGAGCGGGTGGGCTTGTACGTCGGACGCACGCAGTTCGTGGATTCGCGCTATCACCTGATACGCGCGGAGCAGGAGGGCGAGCTGGACGGCGATACCGGCCACTTCACGCTCACTCTCGACCTCGCCGACGCCTTCGCCTCGCATCCGCAACTCTTCGTGCGAGCCGCGGTGAAGACGGCGGGGGTGGAGGAGATGCTGTACACGCCGGTCGACACGCTCGAGCGGCCCTGA